The Drosophila innubila isolate TH190305 chromosome 2R unlocalized genomic scaffold, UK_Dinn_1.0 1_C_2R, whole genome shotgun sequence DNA window TGCAATAACAAGTCTTTTCATTCAACTAAACAACAAtcttttgtacttaaaaatcatttgcaaACGTCACCATCATCATTTTCTTGCAAGTTACTTCAGCAAAGCTTGCAGGCGACTTTGTGGCGTTTTACTCGCGTTTTTAGACGCGTGCGATTTCAGTTGCGCTGCGAGCTGTAgtaatacattttgtttttgtgtttttgattgcatttttggCGCATTGCTGGCTGCCGGCGTTGACTGCGCTGCTTTCGATTTCTTCTTTTGTTTGCTGCTTTGCCTCACAgcagtggttgttgttgttgtggccgcTGCTTTTTGCGCTGTCGGCGGcttttgttggtgttgttgttgctgttgtttttgagTTGTTGGCTTTAGACCAGCATTGatgtctttatttttgttgttcttcttctttttctgctTACTCGCCACAGGCagtgttgtagttgttattgtttctgtTCTGgaagttgttgctattgtttcaGAGCGTTTTTTCGGCTTTTCCAGCGGCAGCATTGTGCTGTGTCCACAGAGCGAACAGTCGACAGCCTGTAAAATGAATTGTTGCCTGTTACAAAAGTGACATCAAGACAAAAGGATCTGATTCTGATTCGCTTACAATGTTGCTGGCCATGCGCTTCTTTAGCCATTTGGCGCGTTTTCTGGCCCCCGTGCTCAATGTGCCTCTTTGCCTCTTGGCCTTGTCCATGTCCAACCGGGCGATCAACCTTCGCCTTTTGGCATTGTTCGCCAAACGTTGTGGCTTCAATTGGAGCTGGTAGTTGCCATCGGTCCACTGATTGCCACAACGGCCGCACATCCGTGCCGTGCCCACGCAGTCCTCGGGCAATTGAACGTTGTGTCTGGCCAGCTTGCGACAGGTATTCCTATATAAACAATGCATATACAGAAT harbors:
- the LOC117785288 gene encoding uncharacterized protein LOC117785288, encoding MAEEKSINLLWNCAKELSTHTHTERLLKSYYTNTCRKLARHNVQLPEDCVGTARMCGRCGNQWTDGNYQLQLKPQRLANNAKRRRLIARLDMDKAKRQRGTLSTGARKRAKWLKKRMASNIAVDCSLCGHSTMLPLEKPKKRSETIATTSRTETITTTTLPVASKQKKKKNNKNKDINAGLKPTTQKQQQQQHQQKPPTAQKAAATTTTTTAVRQSSKQKKKSKAAQSTPAASNAPKMQSKTQKQNVLLQLAAQLKSHASKNASKTPQSRLQALLK